The Actinomycetota bacterium DNA segment TCCCACATCGTGGGCGTGGCGCCCGAGGTCCAGGGACGCAGCGTCGGCTTCGCCATCAAGCAGCATCAGCGGGCCTGGACGCTCGACCGGGGGATCACCGAGATGCAGTGGACCTTCGACCCCCTCGTCCGCCGCAACGCCTACTTCAACGTGAACAAGCTCGGGGCGATGCCCACCGCCTACTACTCGACCTTCTACGGGGTGATGCACGACGGGGTGAACGCGGGAGACGAGAGCGACCGGATGCTCGTCTCGTGGGACCTCGGCTCCCCGCGGACGATCGAAGCGAGCGACGGGAGGGTCGCGGCCGCGGAAACCGGCGACCTGATGGACCGCGGAGCCGCCGTCTTCCTCGCCGAGCGGGACGGTGGACCGGTGCTGACCGGCGACCAGGCGCCGGTCCTGCTGTGCGCGACGCCGGACGACATCGTGAAGCTGCGGGAGACCGACCTCGAGACCGCC contains these protein-coding regions:
- a CDS encoding GNAT family N-acetyltransferase, translated to MHDRRVILHSHIVGVAPEVQGRSVGFAIKQHQRAWTLDRGITEMQWTFDPLVRRNAYFNVNKLGAMPTAYYSTFYGVMHDGVNAGDESDRMLVSWDLGSPRTIEASDGRVAAAETGDLMDRGAAVFLAERDGGPVLTGDQAPVLLCATPDDIVKLRETDLETALAWRKALRVTLGTALSEGYEVTGFTRDGHYVLERL